A genomic window from Parvularcula sp. LCG005 includes:
- a CDS encoding trypsin-like peptidase domain-containing protein yields the protein MIDTLLLTTVRVSTYIGDTALSTATCFFFERDGRLFLVTSNHVVFDEPSGHKPDRLVIDLHTDISNIAQATNFSIPLYRNGKSIWRGAKDSGGAIDVAVVEIERSKLPAGTVIEAFTLASLVPNDDDVEIGATLLTVGYPMGFHDELHHLPVVRQAALSSSFGLRFQGMGYFLVDARTHRGISGAPVVMRVPQDSNMPDRLPWKLLGIHSARLESPTRDPNLDDLLGLNAVWYADVLTTLTEN from the coding sequence ATGATCGACACACTTCTTCTCACGACCGTGCGTGTTTCCACCTATATTGGCGATACCGCGCTCTCTACCGCCACCTGCTTTTTCTTCGAACGCGACGGGCGGCTGTTCCTCGTGACGTCAAACCACGTGGTTTTCGATGAGCCCAGCGGTCACAAACCGGACCGACTGGTGATCGACCTGCACACCGATATCAGCAATATCGCGCAGGCCACCAATTTCTCGATCCCGCTTTACCGCAACGGGAAAAGTATCTGGCGGGGCGCCAAGGATTCGGGGGGCGCCATCGATGTCGCCGTCGTTGAAATCGAGCGCAGCAAACTGCCCGCCGGCACCGTGATTGAGGCGTTCACATTGGCCAGCCTGGTGCCAAACGATGATGACGTCGAGATCGGCGCCACGCTCCTGACGGTTGGATACCCGATGGGCTTCCACGATGAACTGCATCACCTGCCTGTGGTGCGGCAGGCCGCCCTGTCTTCCTCTTTCGGGCTGCGGTTTCAGGGGATGGGCTATTTTCTGGTCGATGCCCGAACGCACCGTGGGATCAGCGGCGCACCCGTCGTCATGCGCGTGCCGCAGGACAGCAATATGCCTGACAGGCTGCCGTGGAAACTGCTCGGCATTCACTCGGCGCGCCTGGAATCGCCGACACGCGACCCCAATCTCGACGACCTGCTCGGCTTGAACGCGGTCTGGTATGCCGACGTCCTGACGACGCTTACCGAGAACTGA